GAAGGAAGCAAATATCCTCGTTGAAGACAAGGCTATTGCCGACTTTTTTGAGGACGTGGTGAAGCGCACCAACGATCCGAAGGAAACAGCCAACTGGTTTCTGACCGAATACTTCAGACTAATTGGCGAGCACGGAACTGAAAAATTGAAAGTTACGGCCGAGACGTTCGTCGAATTGTTCGAGCTGATCAAAAAAGGTACGATCTCCAGGAACATGGCGAAAGAAATCTTCCAAGAAAGTTCGTTATCCGGTAAATCCCCGAAACTCATCGTTGAGGAGAAAGGGTTGAAGCAGATAGACGATGTTGGAGAGCTGGAGAAAATCGTGGTGCGTGTCCTCGAAGCGAACCCGCAACAGGTTGAGGCATTCAAGAAAGGAAAGGAAGGCTTGTTTAGCTTTTTCGTCGGTCAGGTCATGAAAGAAACTAAAGGGAAGGCGAACCCGAAGACCGTAACGGAAATTCTCAACAAACACTTGCGCGGTTCTTGAATTCTTTAAACATGACATGGGGTGATCTCCGGTGAGAAAACTCAAATCGTCTTTACTTTCCGTGGCCCTCATACTCTTGGGTGTAACACTTGGCTTCGCGTTCAGCGTCTCGGCATCTGGAATTTACAACGCGTTCACGGTGAGCAGCTTCAATCTTGCCTTGGTTTACGAGTATCCGAATCTGGCCTTTGGGATTAACCTCTCGGATGTGAACGAGCGGACCGAGAGTTACAAGCTTGGTTTTGTCAACGTAAAGCGCAAAATCGACAAGAGCTATTTTGAGTTGCTATCCTTTGTAGGTGCAACGAACGGTCTTGTTCTTACACTGGGTTATGAGAATTACTCGATACCAACGACCGGTTTCGAGAGAACGTACTACATTTCCTCTTATCAAACTTTGGTCTCGGAGTACACCAAAACGTGGATTTCTTTGCCGAGTATACCGTTCGGTGAGGGTAGCATAGGTCCCTTCGCGTTGAACTACGAAGGTTTTAGACTGTCCAAACTTGGTGACCATAACGTCTCGCTAAATTTGAAAAGAGGTTTTGCTTTATTCGACACAGTTCAGTTGAGCTATCTTGAACTTGGAAGCATTTACTCGCTGGGATTTTTTGTTTTTTCCGACAAATCCCTCGAGCAAGGTATCACCGTTAACCTTGGCTGGGATTTTGCGGAAAATCGCATAGTTGGGTTGTTAGGTGGTAGGTTCTTCATCGAGTTTGATGAACTGAGATTTTTCTTTGGCGCTTACGGGACTTACCTTCCCAGTGCTTCGAAGGTTAAATACGGTATTTGGGTACGCTTCCTCTCACCTTTGGCTGGAGATTTAATCGTTCAAAATAACGTGGCCTACTTCAAGGTGAGAGTGACCTTCGGTGAGTGACGCCGGTTTGGGACTGTACATCCATCTACCGTTTTGCAAATCGAAATGTGTTTACTGTGATTTTGTGAGCTTTGTAAAGCGTTCTGAGTCGGAGGTTGAAGAGTACGTCGAATACCTTTTAAATGAGATAAAGCTCTACGAAAGTGTGCTTTCGCGGGGGATTTCAACCCTTTACATCGGTGGTGGAACACCAAGTACCGTTTCTTCAAAACTTTTGAGCCGGATTTTCAAAACACTGGAACCGTACCTGAAAAACGCAAGTGAACTGACAATAGAAGTCAACCCCGATTCGTTCGATCAGGAAAAGGCCACCCACTACAAAGAACTCGGTATCAACCGCCTCAGTATGGGACTCCAGAGCGCGGATGATAACGTATTGAGAAAATCTGGCAGACTCTACGATTTTGAGACGTTCCTGAGGAAGTACGATCTGGCAAGGCGGTTCTTCGATAACGTTAACGTTGATTTCATAATCGGCCTGCCAGGTGAGTCATGGTACACCATCGAGGCGAACATTGTCTTCGTTAGCGATTTCAAACCCGACCACGTTTCGGTGTACTTACTGGAAACCCACGAAGAAACCTTACACCATCAAGTACTCAAAAAGCCTGACGATCAAACTTTTATGCGCTACGATGAGTTTATCAAGTTTCTGAAGAGTGCCGGGTACGAGCGTTACGAGATATCGAATTTTGCGCTGGACGGAAAGTACTGTCGGCATAACCTAAAGTACTGGTTCAACGAAGATTACGTAGGTATTGGAGTATCGGCCGGTGGACACATCGGACGAACGCGGTACAATAACTATGAAGAACTTAACGATTACTACATCGCGCTCTCCGAGGGAAGATTTCCCCGTAGCTACGAATCAGAAAACAGTCCACAACGTGAAGCCCTCGAAACACTTTTCATGGCGCTGAGGACGAAATGGGGTATGAGCGTGGAAAGTGTTTTTAAACGAACCGGTGTCGATGTTTCAGAGGTTTACACTAAATTGCGGGCACGTTTTGATTTCTTCGACGGGGAAAAGTTGTCCGAGGTAGGTATGGATTTCAGTAACCTGTTTTTCGTGAAACTGCTCGAGGTTTGGGAATCGGTATTTGGGTACGTGTGAATTTTTTAACCGCAAATGGGGGATTCTCATGAGGCAGGAGCTTATCGTTACGCTCGTTTGCTATTTCATACTCTTCATCATCGGTGCGATAGCAATGTACAGCCTCGATATCGCTAAGGAAATGGTGCTTGGTGTGCAAAGCAACTTTTTTCAAAAGCACATCTTTACAACGATAATAGGATTCTTAACGTTTCTGATAGCTGTGAACATTCCATACCAGGTATTTTACAGATATTACAAACTTTTCTACCTTCTTGGGATAGGTTTACTCGGTATGGTTTTCGCGTTCCCAAAGATAAACGGTGTGCACAGGTGGATCCGGATAGGTTCGTTCACGATCCAACCGTCGGAATTTGCAAAGATATTACTCGTGCTCTTCCTTTCCATGTACGTTGAACAAAACAAGGATCGTATGGAGAGCTTTTGGAATGGTTTTCTTTTGCCGATGCTGTTCTCTGGGGTTTACGCTGCCTTGATAATGTTACAACCGAATTTAAGTACGGCCATACTTGTCCTTTTCGTTTCCATGCTTGCACTGTACTACGGCGGAACGAAGCTTTTGTACGTCCTTTCAACGTTAGTTGCCGGAGTTGTGGCCTTAATGATCGCTTCGGCTTTTGGGTATCTTCATAGTTACCAGATAATGAGGTTATCTCACTTTTTCAGCGGTAACCTTGCACCGCAAGTTGACATAGCCTTGAAAGCGGTTAAGAACTCAGGTCTTACGGGGGCCGGCTTGCTTGGAGGGTATATGAAGGTCTACGTGCCGGAGGCCGAGAGTGATTTCGTACTTGCGGTTATCGGTGAAGATTTTGGTTTTTTTGGCATTCTAATCATATTGATAACCTACTTGTTTCTTGCGTATGCATTGATGAGAATTTCCAGCTTTATTGAACGTCTTTCACTGAGAGTTTTCACGTGGTCTTACGTGACTTTGATACTGCTCCATTTAACGATAAACCTGGGCGTGTTCGCCGGTATGCTACCGGTTACCGGAGTTCCACTACCGTTCATCAGCACGGGTGGAAGTTCGATGATCGCATTACTCGCCGGATTCGGAGTGATCATATCCGGTGTCTTCTACAAAGAGGGACGACCATCTTACGGACCAGCAGAGGGTGATGATCTTGGGAAGTAACGCCAGTGATGCGACGAGCTTGCGGATTTCAGCGGCCGGAGGAGTCACGGGTGGACATTTGTATCCGAACCTGGCCGTTCTCGAAGAGTTTGCCGGGAGGCTAAATACTGAAGTTTTGTACTTTTGTGTAGAGGGGAAGCTGGAGGAGAAATTACTGCCGGTGTTCCATCCAGAGTACAAGCGAGTTTCGTTGAGAGTTCAGGGGTTGTTACGTCCAATATACCATCCAGCCAATGTGATCAGGATTTTGCGCATAATTTCCAACGAAGGAAAAATTAAGGCGAATCTGAAATCTTTCAGACCGGACTTCAGTTACGTGTCTGGTGGCTACGTGAGTTATCCAGTTGCTCTGGCTTCAAAACGATTAGGTGTACCTGTCTTCGTTCAAGAACAGAACACAATTCCCGGGAAGTCAAATGTTGCAATTTCACGTTTTGCCGAGCGGATTTTCGTGGCCTTCGAGGAGAGTATTACTCACTTTCCACCCGAGGTTAGGAACCGGATCGTCATCACGGGTAACCCGATTTGGGTGAGGGAAGGCAAGGTGGAGCTTGCACACCCAACGGTTCTTATTGTAGGGGGTAGTGGCGGTAGCGAGTTTCTCAACGCACTTGCATTGGAACTAGCCAAACGTATGCCCGATGTGAACTTCGTACTTTCAACGGGTGGAAAATCGTTAGATACAGCTGATTTGCCAAAAAATTTGGAAGTAAAGAACTACATCGACAACATGTTCGCTTACTGGCGCGCGGTCGACTGTGCGATAACGCGCGCCGGGGCAACAACCATCTCTGAACTGATTCACTTCAACGTTCCGGCGATCGTTATTCCTTGGGAAGGTGCCACCGAGGGGCATCAAGTTATCAACGCGAAGATTTTCGAGAAAACGGGGCTTGGGAAGATGATACGGGAATCAGATGCTTCGGTCGATAAGGTTGAATGGGAACTCAGGCACCTTCTCTTACATGGTCGAGTTTTCAGTGAAAGGGAGAACCCTGCGAAAAAGATTGTCGATGAGATCCTGCGTGTAATTTCCCGCTGAGCGATGAAATCGTGTAAAATTGGGTACCGAGGGAGGTTTTGAAGTTGGAAAGCGAGCAAGTCAAAAGAACGGCAAAAAGGATCCACTTCGTGGGTGTTGGTGGAATCGGAATGAGTGCACAAGCTATGCACGAACACTTCCAAGGAAACATTGTTTCCGGGAGTGATCCGTACAATTCTGAACGAACACGATACCTCGAAGCGCTGGGCATAAAAATTTACAACTCGCACCGTGAAGAAAACGTTGAGGATGCGGAAGAAGTGGTAATTACTCCGGCAATATCGAAAGATAATCCCGAGTACGTTTTTGCCCAGAAGAGAGGCATTCCCATTATCTATAGGATAGATCACTTTCGGCGTATTGTAGGGCAGTTCAGGGGATTTGCGGTCACCGGAACGGATGGAAAGTCGACGACCACTTCCATGTTGGCGAGTGTTCTTATCAACATGAACGAGGATCCTTACGTTTTCTTGGGAGCACTCCACAGTAAGTTGGAACACGGTAACTACAGGAAAGGTAGCGAGCTTGTGGTATACGAACTCGACGAAAGTCAACCAGGTTTTGAACTCTTCCAGCCGGAGGGCTTGATAATCACCAACGTAAGGGAAGATCATCTTGAAAACTACGAAAGCGTTGATCATTACTACGCTTGTTTCCAAAGGTTGATTGAGAATTCGAAATTCGTCGTCACGTTTGCCGATGAGAAGAAATTCAAAGGTAACGTGATGTTTGGCGTGTATTCCGGTGACTTTCGTTTGATCAAACGCGTCCAGCACGGCTTTGCCCAAAAGGTGCAAATTTACACACCTTGGGGCGAACGTGAGTTCATGCTTCCTGTTCCGGGATACCATAACGCGCTGAACGCACTGGCGGTTATCGCATTGCTTTCATCGAAAGGTTACGACTTAGATAAGGTTCTCCACGCGTTTAAGGACTTCACCCTACCAGGTCGTAGATTCAACGTCAGTTACGAGGACTTTGAAAAGAACATAACTATAGTTGATGATTACGCGCACACAGCGGATGAAATCGAAGTCCTGTTGAAAACGGCCAGGGAGGTTTACAACGATAGGAGGATCGTGATCGTTTTTCAGCCGCATAGGTACACCAGGTTCAAACGCGAGGCGGATCGTTTCAAACGAGTACTCCTAATGGCTGACGAGATATATATCACGGAGGTTTACGGTGCCTTCGAAACGAAAAATGGAGTTACGGCCAGAAAAATCGTTGATGAGATAACTGGAGCAATCTTCGTGCCGGATAAGACCATGTTGAAAATGTTGGACCTAAAAGAGAACAGTGTGTACCTCTTTGTTGGTGCAGGGGATATTTACGATGTTTCAAAGGAGTTGGTCCAAGCTTTAAAGCAAAAGCACGGAACTTACAACAGCGTGGGGAGTTGACAAAAACTCTGAAATGTAGCTGGGGGGAATCCGGTAGGTGAAACTCAGGGAAATCTTCATCAAGGGTTTTAAATCCTTTGCAGACCCCACCAGGTTGGAGATTTCTGAAAAGGTAACGGTTGTTGTGGGACCGAACGGTTCCGGAAAGTCCAACGTTGTCGATGCGATCAGGTGGGTACTCGGTGAACAATCGATGAAGGAAATACGAGCGCAGGAGCGCGAAGATGTTGTGTTTTGGGGTAACGAAAAGAGGCCCCCAGCTCAAACAGCGTACGTTGAGCTTGTTTTTGAAGACGAGGGCAACCGAATAACGGTTGCGCGTGAACTTTCACGAGACGGTACAAGTCGCTACATATTAAACGGTGATGTTGTGCGTCTAAAGGATATCAAGGAATTACTCATGCAACGTGGGTTTGGGAAGAATCCGTACTCGATCATCGGTCAAGGACAGATCGACAAGATAGTCTCCGCTTCACCGGAAAGTTTGAGAATGATGATAGAAGAGATTGCAGGGATCGGGATATACCGTGAAAAGAAAAAAGAAGCACTCCAAAAACTCGATGCAACGCAACTTAACCTCGCAAGGATTAGCGACATACTTTTTGAGGTTGATAAAAACCGTCGTTCACTGTACCTGAAAGCCAAGAGGGCGGAAAGGTACGTTGAATACAGCACCGAACTTGAGGAACTCAAAAAGCGCTACTACGGTGGGGTTTACAGGATTGAAAACAGGAGGCTTAACGATATTGAACTCTACCGACAGCAGATCAACCAGGATATAAAAGATAAGTTAAAACAGCTTGCACAGCTGGAAATGAACTGGTCGGCCCTCAAGGAAGAGTTCAATCAAATTGACGAGGAAATGGAAAGCTACACGAAGACGTTGGAGGAATTCAAACAGCGCGAAAATCAACTACTCGAAGTTCGAGAGACCTTCATCCGTCGTTTGAACGATTTGGAGAACAGATACATCGAAAGTTCGACGAAGATCGACATGCTGAACGACGAAACCAACTCTTTGAAGAACCGATTCGAGGAGATAAAGATAATTCTTGAAAGGATATCCGAAGAACTTTCAACCAAAGAAAATACACTCCTGTCGCTGGAGGCGGAGAAGCAAGAAATCTACAAGCAGTATACCGAGCAGGAAAAGGAAATACTCAAACGGAAGCACGAATACGAGGAAATGGAGAAAACTATAGCGAAGATACACAACGAGATAGTCAGGTTAAACGAGAACAACCAGGATATCCGCCACCGAATCGAGATGATACAAAATCAGCGTCAGATAAAGGAGTTAAGAAAATCGGAACTCGAAGAGGAAATAGCGGACCTCGAGAAACACCTACTTGAGATCGCGGAAAAGGAGAATGAACTGGTCAGGGAGCTTGAGACGATCAAGCTGAGTCTTTCAGAGTACAGCACGGCAAAGGAAAAAAAGGTCGCGGAATTGGAAAATTTATCAAGAAATCAAAAAGAATTGTCGGCGGAGATTGAGGTCATAAAGAAACAGATCGCCGATTATCAAGGGTTCAGCAACTCGATAAGGAGGATATTCGAAAATAAAGATCTCTTTAATGGTTTAGTTGATGTTGTGGCGAACCTTGTCGATTTCGATAACTCACTCGCTACTGCGTACGAGACCTTACTTGGTGGTGCCGCTCAACACGTGGTCGTGGAGAATGCAGACACGGCAAAGAGGATAATAGAATTTTTGAAGGCTGGTGAATACGGTCGTGCAACTTTCATCCCACTGGATTTGATCGAGACGGGGTTTTCACCCTTGAACGGCCTTGAGAAGGAGAAGGGATTCGTTGGATACGCTGCTGAGCTTGTCAAGGTTCCCCGAGAGTATGACGGATTGAGGTACTATCTTTTTGGAAACGATATTATCGTTGATAACATAGACAACGCTGTTGAGATTAAGAGGAAGCACCAGATCCGGTCCAGGATAGTGACGCTGGACGGTGAACTCATCTCCGGAAGAGGTGCGATCACTGGAGGTAGGTCCCGAGAAGATTACGCGGGCTCGGTATTGTCAAGACGTGTGAGGTTGAAAGTACTCGAAGAGGAATTCCAAAAGTTGGAGGAGAGAAGGAAAGACTTAGAGCTGGAAATTGACGTGATTTCCAAGGAAATAAAGAACTTGCAAGACTCCATGAACATAGTACGTGAGGAACTTGCCAACGTAACTGGTAAATCGCTTTCATCCAAAAGGGTACTTGAGGAGCTTCAAAAATCCCTTAGGGAGGTTACCACAGAACTCGGTGACCTTCTCAAACTTGAGGCTGAGTACAACGCAAAGCTGGAAGGGAACCTCGGAAGGATACACATTCTCGAAGAACAGTTGAACGAGCTTGAGGATAAGAGAAAAAGCCTGCAAGTCGAAGTTTCAACGTTTTCCAGGGAATTGGACGAAAGAAGAAAAAAACTGGAGCAACTGAACGAAAGCATCGCAACTTACAGAGCGGAAGTCAAAAGCCTTTCGGAAAGAAAGTTGCAGTACACGACAGAATCTGAGAGAATTAAGAACAGGCTCGTGGAAATTGCTGATGAAATCACTTCTTCAAGGAACAACTTGAAAAGGTTGGAAGTAGAAATAGACCAGGTAAAGCAGATGCTTCTGGAGAACGAACGTGAGTTGGAGACGATTAAGCGTATGTCCCAAGAGATATTCGCGGGCATGCGAGAGCGAAAGTCGGGTAAGGAAGAGAAGCTGCAACAACTTCAAGAACTCGAGGAGCGTATCAGAAAGACGAAAGAAGAATTGGAAATGTTGAAGGAGAGACTCCACGAAACGGATTTGAGAATCCAGGAGATAAACTTCAAACTCTCAAGTATCCCGGATGAGTACAGGAACGAAATCGACGTGGACTACGACGAGCTCGACAGGTTACAGGAGCGTATAAAGGAGCTGGAGAATAAGATAAAGATGCTTGGACCTGTTGACCTGAACGCAATGGAAGAGTACAAAAAGGTGGAAGAAGAATACACGGAGCTGAGCAAACAAAAGATGGACCTTGAAGAAGCCAAGAAAAAACTCGAAAAACTCATAGAGGAAACGGATAACGAAGCCCGCGAGCAGTTCATGAAAACGTTTAACAAGATAAACGAGGCCTTCAGAAGGTACGTGGAGAACCTGTTCTACGGCGGTACGGGAAGCATGCGTATCATGGAGGAAGGGGATGTACTTGAATCAGGTATCGAAATCGTTATTTCTAAAGCGGGAAAACGTGTGCAAAAATTGCAGCTACTGTCTGGTGGCGAGAAGGCACTCGTCGGAATAGCGTTGATTATGTCGATGCTGGAGGCACACAGTGGAGTCTTTTATGTCTTAGATGAGGTTGATGCACCGCTTGACGACTACAACTCCGAGAAGTTCAGAAGGCTTCTTGAACAGGAGAATTCACAATTCATCGTGATTACGCACAATAAACTCATCATGGAAGCTGGCGATGTTGTCCACGGTGTTACTATGGTCGACGGTGTATCAAAAGTTGTACAAGTCAAGATGGAGGAGGTTATAGCATGAGATACTTCTACTTCCTGCAACAATTCTTCGAACGGCTTCCGGCCCCAGCTTTTATTAAAGACACCAAGGGAAGACTCATATGGGTCAACGAGGAGTTCTTGAGGATACTCAACCTTACCGAGGATAAGGTTATTTCAAAGTTCGAATCCCAACTCTTGGGTGTCGAGAGCATCGAAGATATCGATCGCAAGGTTATGAGGACGCGTAGGAACCAAACACACGACATAGTCTTTAACGGACGGTATTACACCGTTCACAGGATGCCCATCAGGCTCGGTACTGGTAGTTACGGTGTCGCCGGTATCATGTACGATGTTACAGAAAAGGTGCTTGAACAGCTACTTTACCGTATGCAGTCCTTTGTGGAGGAGAAAATTATCGAAGCCCTCGCAGAGTCAAACGGTGACGTTGACAATTTCGTCTCCTCTTTCTGCAAAAAGTTCCACGCTGAGTATCCTCACATAGCGGTCGCGTTGCTGAAGGACAACAAGTACCTGATGGGTGAAAGTAACCCGAAGGTTCTGGAAAAAGCGATGAACGCGAGTGAAATCAAAACATTTGTCGTTGAAAAGAAAACTTATCAGGTCATCCCCATCGAGAATCTCAAGTTCGTCGTCCATGTACCGGACCAATACGTTGCCATAGCGAAGGCGTTGGCTAACTACCTCAAGTCCCACGTTGTAGCCGCACTTAAGATTTTGGAATCCCAACGCACGTACAACGAGTTTTCCGCAAGATTAGATGCTATCTTAAAGCTCATAAACTTACTTGAGGAATGCGCAAACCTTGAAGAGTACCTAAAGCGTATTCTCCAAGAGTTGGTCAAGATTATTCCTGAGACTCAAAAGGCATCCATATGGCTTCTTGAGGGTGACGAATACAGGCTTGTCGCGGCCTACAATTATCCCGAACTTGATGGGTTCAAGATGAAGACCGAGGAAGATAACTACGGACCTGTGATCGGTGAGAACCGCGTGGTTGAGCTTGAAAACGCGTACCTAATAAACAGACAGAA
This region of Fervidobacterium thailandense genomic DNA includes:
- the hemW gene encoding radical SAM family heme chaperone HemW, whose protein sequence is MSDAGLGLYIHLPFCKSKCVYCDFVSFVKRSESEVEEYVEYLLNEIKLYESVLSRGISTLYIGGGTPSTVSSKLLSRIFKTLEPYLKNASELTIEVNPDSFDQEKATHYKELGINRLSMGLQSADDNVLRKSGRLYDFETFLRKYDLARRFFDNVNVDFIIGLPGESWYTIEANIVFVSDFKPDHVSVYLLETHEETLHHQVLKKPDDQTFMRYDEFIKFLKSAGYERYEISNFALDGKYCRHNLKYWFNEDYVGIGVSAGGHIGRTRYNNYEELNDYYIALSEGRFPRSYESENSPQREALETLFMALRTKWGMSVESVFKRTGVDVSEVYTKLRARFDFFDGEKLSEVGMDFSNLFFVKLLEVWESVFGYV
- a CDS encoding FtsW/RodA/SpoVE family cell cycle protein produces the protein MRQELIVTLVCYFILFIIGAIAMYSLDIAKEMVLGVQSNFFQKHIFTTIIGFLTFLIAVNIPYQVFYRYYKLFYLLGIGLLGMVFAFPKINGVHRWIRIGSFTIQPSEFAKILLVLFLSMYVEQNKDRMESFWNGFLLPMLFSGVYAALIMLQPNLSTAILVLFVSMLALYYGGTKLLYVLSTLVAGVVALMIASAFGYLHSYQIMRLSHFFSGNLAPQVDIALKAVKNSGLTGAGLLGGYMKVYVPEAESDFVLAVIGEDFGFFGILIILITYLFLAYALMRISSFIERLSLRVFTWSYVTLILLHLTINLGVFAGMLPVTGVPLPFISTGGSSMIALLAGFGVIISGVFYKEGRPSYGPAEGDDLGK
- a CDS encoding UDP-N-acetylglucosamine--N-acetylmuramyl-(pentapeptide) pyrophosphoryl-undecaprenol N-acetylglucosamine transferase, with protein sequence MSSTKRDDHLTDQQRVMILGSNASDATSLRISAAGGVTGGHLYPNLAVLEEFAGRLNTEVLYFCVEGKLEEKLLPVFHPEYKRVSLRVQGLLRPIYHPANVIRILRIISNEGKIKANLKSFRPDFSYVSGGYVSYPVALASKRLGVPVFVQEQNTIPGKSNVAISRFAERIFVAFEESITHFPPEVRNRIVITGNPIWVREGKVELAHPTVLIVGGSGGSEFLNALALELAKRMPDVNFVLSTGGKSLDTADLPKNLEVKNYIDNMFAYWRAVDCAITRAGATTISELIHFNVPAIVIPWEGATEGHQVINAKIFEKTGLGKMIRESDASVDKVEWELRHLLLHGRVFSERENPAKKIVDEILRVISR
- the murC gene encoding UDP-N-acetylmuramate--L-alanine ligase, whose product is MESEQVKRTAKRIHFVGVGGIGMSAQAMHEHFQGNIVSGSDPYNSERTRYLEALGIKIYNSHREENVEDAEEVVITPAISKDNPEYVFAQKRGIPIIYRIDHFRRIVGQFRGFAVTGTDGKSTTTSMLASVLINMNEDPYVFLGALHSKLEHGNYRKGSELVVYELDESQPGFELFQPEGLIITNVREDHLENYESVDHYYACFQRLIENSKFVVTFADEKKFKGNVMFGVYSGDFRLIKRVQHGFAQKVQIYTPWGEREFMLPVPGYHNALNALAVIALLSSKGYDLDKVLHAFKDFTLPGRRFNVSYEDFEKNITIVDDYAHTADEIEVLLKTAREVYNDRRIVIVFQPHRYTRFKREADRFKRVLLMADEIYITEVYGAFETKNGVTARKIVDEITGAIFVPDKTMLKMLDLKENSVYLFVGAGDIYDVSKELVQALKQKHGTYNSVGS
- the smc gene encoding chromosome segregation protein SMC codes for the protein MKLREIFIKGFKSFADPTRLEISEKVTVVVGPNGSGKSNVVDAIRWVLGEQSMKEIRAQEREDVVFWGNEKRPPAQTAYVELVFEDEGNRITVARELSRDGTSRYILNGDVVRLKDIKELLMQRGFGKNPYSIIGQGQIDKIVSASPESLRMMIEEIAGIGIYREKKKEALQKLDATQLNLARISDILFEVDKNRRSLYLKAKRAERYVEYSTELEELKKRYYGGVYRIENRRLNDIELYRQQINQDIKDKLKQLAQLEMNWSALKEEFNQIDEEMESYTKTLEEFKQRENQLLEVRETFIRRLNDLENRYIESSTKIDMLNDETNSLKNRFEEIKIILERISEELSTKENTLLSLEAEKQEIYKQYTEQEKEILKRKHEYEEMEKTIAKIHNEIVRLNENNQDIRHRIEMIQNQRQIKELRKSELEEEIADLEKHLLEIAEKENELVRELETIKLSLSEYSTAKEKKVAELENLSRNQKELSAEIEVIKKQIADYQGFSNSIRRIFENKDLFNGLVDVVANLVDFDNSLATAYETLLGGAAQHVVVENADTAKRIIEFLKAGEYGRATFIPLDLIETGFSPLNGLEKEKGFVGYAAELVKVPREYDGLRYYLFGNDIIVDNIDNAVEIKRKHQIRSRIVTLDGELISGRGAITGGRSREDYAGSVLSRRVRLKVLEEEFQKLEERRKDLELEIDVISKEIKNLQDSMNIVREELANVTGKSLSSKRVLEELQKSLREVTTELGDLLKLEAEYNAKLEGNLGRIHILEEQLNELEDKRKSLQVEVSTFSRELDERRKKLEQLNESIATYRAEVKSLSERKLQYTTESERIKNRLVEIADEITSSRNNLKRLEVEIDQVKQMLLENERELETIKRMSQEIFAGMRERKSGKEEKLQQLQELEERIRKTKEELEMLKERLHETDLRIQEINFKLSSIPDEYRNEIDVDYDELDRLQERIKELENKIKMLGPVDLNAMEEYKKVEEEYTELSKQKMDLEEAKKKLEKLIEETDNEAREQFMKTFNKINEAFRRYVENLFYGGTGSMRIMEEGDVLESGIEIVISKAGKRVQKLQLLSGGEKALVGIALIMSMLEAHSGVFYVLDEVDAPLDDYNSEKFRRLLEQENSQFIVITHNKLIMEAGDVVHGVTMVDGVSKVVQVKMEEVIA
- a CDS encoding PAS domain-containing protein, coding for MRYFYFLQQFFERLPAPAFIKDTKGRLIWVNEEFLRILNLTEDKVISKFESQLLGVESIEDIDRKVMRTRRNQTHDIVFNGRYYTVHRMPIRLGTGSYGVAGIMYDVTEKVLEQLLYRMQSFVEEKIIEALAESNGDVDNFVSSFCKKFHAEYPHIAVALLKDNKYLMGESNPKVLEKAMNASEIKTFVVEKKTYQVIPIENLKFVVHVPDQYVAIAKALANYLKSHVVAALKILESQRTYNEFSARLDAILKLINLLEECANLEEYLKRILQELVKIIPETQKASIWLLEGDEYRLVAAYNYPELDGFKMKTEEDNYGPVIGENRVVELENAYLINRQNKYRELWEKVGVTEPNFIPLVGSVKLGEKRLIIISLDNFEGKHFSETSKKLLKILVDLLSAFLKKQGL